In Subdoligranulum variabile, the genomic stretch GTTGCTGGGGTCGCGGGCCGGGCAGATAAGCCCGGCTTGTTCATAGTAGCGGATGTTCCGGCTGGAGACGCCGGAAGCCTCGGATGCCTGTTTGATGTTCATCGGGATCCCTCCTTTTCCCTCAGACTATACCCTGCACCCGCTGGAAGGTCAAGGCTTTTTTTCAAATAATCATACCATATACGCCTGTTTTGTGCTATACTGGTGTTGCATTTCAAAACAAAGAGGGAACAGAACGATGTATCAATTGGGAGACGATAAGCTGGAAGTACGGGAACTGCTGGTCAAGGCTTTTGCCAGTGCATGGGAACACAGTGACAAGCATGTAGACCGGGATACTTATATCAACAGCAGCATCAATGTGATCGATTCGCTGCAGGTAGGGCCCGAGATGATCTACGGTGAGGAAGGCCAGGGCCTGCTGGAAGGAGAACTGGACCATCTGCCGGATCTGCTGCGTGCCGATGGCATGTGGGTCTATTATGAGGTCCCTGCCGAGAACTTTTTCATTCTGACCTGGATGACCGATGCCGAGAAGGCCGAAGCCAAGGTGGCGTCGCTGCAGGGCGAGGAGGGAAGCCTTGCCTGTGTGGTGGACCTGAAACAGGAGTGGCACCGCGAAGCATGAGCCGGACCGGCCGGAGAAAAGGGGGGCGAGGATGAAGCGGGAAATCATACACCTGCCGCGGGATGCCATGTGGTTGCTGCAGACGCTGCACGATGCCGGCTACAGCGCTTATGTGGTGGGCGGTTGTGTGCGGGACAGCCTGCTGGGACGCCGCCCCGGGGACTGGGATATCTGCACATCGGCCCGCCCGGATCAGCTGCGGGCGCTGTTTGCCGATCAGCAGTTGATCCTGACGGGGGAAAAGCACGGCACTGTGGGGGTCGTACTGCACGGGTCCCCTTATGAGATCACGACCTACCGTCTGGATGGTACGTACCGGGATCACCGCCACCCCGATAAGGTGCAGTTTGTCAGCGAACTGGCCGAGGATCTGGCCCGGCGGGATTTTACCATCAACGCCATGGCCTATGCTCCCGGTGAGGGCGTGATCGATCTTTGCGGCGGCAGAAAAGACCTTGCAGCGGGGATCATCCGCTGCGTGGGAGATCCGGAAGCCCGCTTTGCCGAGGACGCCCTGCGTATTCTGCGGGCGCTGCGCTTTGCTGCCCGGCTGGATTTCGCCCTTGATCCCGCAACGGAAGCGGCAGCACGGGAAGCCCGTGACAGCCTGCAGGCGGTCAGTGCAGAGCGTATTTATACCGAACTGGACGGCCTTCTGATGGCACAGTATGCGGGGAAAACCTTAGCACAATATGGCGAAATTCTGGCGGGCGCCGTGCCGGAAGTAGGCCCTTGTATCGGCTGTACGCAGCCGGGTCGCTGGCATTGTTTTGACGTGTGGCAGCATACAGCGGCCGCCGTCACGGCACTGGATCTGCGAGGTCAGGATACCCGCGGAGCCCGGGTGCTGCGCTGGGCCACCTTTTTGCACGATATTGCCAAACCCCTTTGCCGCAGCGTGGGCCCGGATGGTGCGGCTCACTTCAAGGGACATAACCAGCGTGGGGCGGCGGTGGCACGTGCGATTCTGCGTCGGCTCAAGGCACCCAGCTACCTGTTGGAAGGGGCGGTGGGGCTCATTGCCATCCACGACGCGCCGCTGCCCGAAGGGGATGCGGCCATCCTCAAATGTCTCAACCGGTACGGAGCGGTTTCTCTGCGCCGCCTGTGCGCACTCAAATATGCCGATCTGGATGCCCATGCGCTGACGCCGGAGGTGGCTTGCCGCCGGGAAGATGTCACGATATTCGAAAACCGGATGACGGAACTTTCCAAAAACGGCTGCTTCACCATCCGCCAGCTGGCGGTCAACGGTTCGGACCTGATGGAGGCCGGTCTGCCCGCCGGACCTGCGGTGGGGCGGGTGCTCCATGCGTTGCTGAGTGCGGTCATGGAGGGACGCATCGAAAATCAGCGCGACACGCTGCTGCGGGAAGCACAACGTCTGCTGCGCGAATGCTGAACTCCATTTCCTATATTGTATTTTGTACAGGGAGGTTTTTGCCATGATTCAAAATGAAGTTTTGTCTGCCATCGCGGCGCGCCGCAGCTGCCGTGCTTACCAGCCGGAACAGATCAAGCCCGAAGAGCTGGATGCGGTTCTCCAGGCCGGTACCTGGGCTCCCACGGGAATGAACCGGCAGAGCCCGGTGATCGTTGCGGTGCAGGACAAAGAAACCCGGGACCGCCTTTCTGCCATCAACGCCGCCATCATGGGCAGCAACGGGGATCCCTTCTATGGTGCTCCCACCGTGCTTGTGGTGCTGGCAGACCGCAGCGTTCATACCCACGTGGAGGACGGTTCTCTTGTGCTGGGAGATCTGCTCCTGGCAGCATCCAGCATCGGTCTGGGTTCCTGTTGGATCCACCGTGCCAAGGAAACCTTCGAAACCGAGGAAGGCAAAGAGATGCTGCGCAAGTGGGGACTTGATCCCGACAAGTACGTCGGGGTAGGCAACTGTATCCTGGGCTATCCTGCACCTGGTGGGGTCAAAGCGGCCACACCGCGCAAGGCAGACTATGTGGTGAAGGCATGATTCTCGGCGTCGGAATCGATCTTTGCGATGCGAGCCGCATCGAAAAAAGTCTGGAAAAACAAACGTTCTGTGACTATGTCTACGCGCCCGCCGAGCAGACGCTGCTGGCGGGGCTTTCCGGCAAACGGAGAGCGGAAACCGCAGCGGCCAATTTCGCTGCCAAGGAGGCCTTTCTGAAGGCGGCCGGTACCGGCCTGGGCGGCTTTGCGCTGTCGGAACTGGCGCTGCTCCGGGCAGAAAACGGAGCGCCTTATTTTGAGCTCCAGGGGCGGGCAGCGACCTGGGCAGTCCAGCGGGGATTGACCGTGCACGTCAGTCTGACCCATGAGAAAGGCCTGGCCAGTGCCATCGTCCTGCTGGAAGAACACCGACCCAAAGGGGAGTGACCGATGGTTGCTAAAACACCCCGCGCCAGCAATCTGGAATTGCTGCGTATTCTCTGTATGTTGTTCATCATCGGGGATCACCTGACCGGCCAGGGCGGCATTGCGGACTACAGCACCCTGTCCTCCTCCTTGGCGTTTTGCCTGATCGGATGCGGGTCCCGCATCGCCTGCAGCATCTTTGTGCTGATCGGCAGCTGGTTTTTGTGTGAGCAGCCCTTTGCAACCCGCCGCCCGCT encodes the following:
- a CDS encoding CCA tRNA nucleotidyltransferase, with the translated sequence MKREIIHLPRDAMWLLQTLHDAGYSAYVVGGCVRDSLLGRRPGDWDICTSARPDQLRALFADQQLILTGEKHGTVGVVLHGSPYEITTYRLDGTYRDHRHPDKVQFVSELAEDLARRDFTINAMAYAPGEGVIDLCGGRKDLAAGIIRCVGDPEARFAEDALRILRALRFAARLDFALDPATEAAAREARDSLQAVSAERIYTELDGLLMAQYAGKTLAQYGEILAGAVPEVGPCIGCTQPGRWHCFDVWQHTAAAVTALDLRGQDTRGARVLRWATFLHDIAKPLCRSVGPDGAAHFKGHNQRGAAVARAILRRLKAPSYLLEGAVGLIAIHDAPLPEGDAAILKCLNRYGAVSLRRLCALKYADLDAHALTPEVACRREDVTIFENRMTELSKNGCFTIRQLAVNGSDLMEAGLPAGPAVGRVLHALLSAVMEGRIENQRDTLLREAQRLLREC
- a CDS encoding nitroreductase yields the protein MIQNEVLSAIAARRSCRAYQPEQIKPEELDAVLQAGTWAPTGMNRQSPVIVAVQDKETRDRLSAINAAIMGSNGDPFYGAPTVLVVLADRSVHTHVEDGSLVLGDLLLAASSIGLGSCWIHRAKETFETEEGKEMLRKWGLDPDKYVGVGNCILGYPAPGGVKAATPRKADYVVKA
- the acpS gene encoding holo-ACP synthase, translating into MILGVGIDLCDASRIEKSLEKQTFCDYVYAPAEQTLLAGLSGKRRAETAAANFAAKEAFLKAAGTGLGGFALSELALLRAENGAPYFELQGRAATWAVQRGLTVHVSLTHEKGLASAIVLLEEHRPKGE